A window of the Theileria parva strain Muguga chromosome 2, complete sequence, whole genome shotgun sequence genome harbors these coding sequences:
- a CDS encoding putative integral membrane protein yields MNFIIFLLFINVFIKVSRGNNLLTQDIPGTSKLTNLHTDVDNNCSGITGVTKYHDEFCTVECVKIFKKCASEANVIKCVSNLKLYDKSANLFFKRCKFTPNLQAKIDNFENIITNKCFITRAVYRNSWLDTQSHSCHCALYNAEPCTLDDIQTINYVNSTDSVDSVTQGVNSVIEGVKIVSERVVEEVIEELRGSGICPKLNYPPLVKDDKSIYTVALANNKQLHCPKSDNLKDWNPPISNLPDEQLPNYCKNGPVHSDNTEEKEFECADVRGVGTDLDTECIDLCEEIEQHCEQFDANLISCIRDKLTQEQEFNKLKCQFGKDVGLTEICTELFKASDNQIECLNLCNFTKDTCQIHTKPTKNTCKHTLFTIQPSNNVKNDQIRGNQGNNGQEEPVDPVVTPEIKSKVNNFNEKCKFVSGNNLGFGYVLCKFKSEICSFGEWSDWSDCTSNCIGFDHIPTRYRTRKIINPVPPCARQALGTLEIQICTHLPRCNSGWITTTLAAPVVTRVTKSNSTNSKPYPDWVYYALEQYPNLVNGVGDGVNDTSTPTADTPNSTNTAANSTNSAANTANSSNSNNSTANNDNNNSEEWEIRRSVRVTTIKETKCGCPRRVRSIRFSEFMESEGLITELRKLCKLNKNNQLVFESDARYVYHCNLGFLLKEVETKHIKCDEEDSTEYIICKKVIRRIRKDQITLPAIAVTLGVLALILVTDQINKFYNRKMFSKRKNL; encoded by the exons atgaattttatcatctttTTACTGTTTATTAACGTGTTTATAAAAGTTTCCAGGGGTAACAATTTGTTAACTCAGGATATCCCGGGTACTAGTAAACTAACTAATCTGCACACTGACGTGGATAATAATTGCAGTGGTATTACGGGAGTAACAAAGTACCATGACGAATTTTGCACTGtggaatgtgtaaaaatatttaaaaagtGTGCGTCAGAAGCAAATGTCATAAAGTGCGTGAGTAATCTCAAGTTGTACGACAAAAGTGCcaatttattctttaaaaGGTGTAAATTTACTCCGAATTTACAGGccaaaattgataattttgaaaatattatcacCAACAAATGTTTTATCACAAGGGCAGTTTACAGGAATTCCTGGCTCGACACACAGTCACACAGCTGCCACTGCGCACTCTATAACGCCGAACCCTGCACTCTAGACGATATACAAACTATCAACTATGTCAATTCTACTGATAGTGTTGACAGTGTGACTCAGGGTGTCAACAGTGTGATTGAGGGAGTCAAAATTGTAAGTGAGAGAGTAGTGGAGGAAGTGATTGAGGAGTTGCGGGGTTCGGGAATATGCCCAAAACTTAATTATCCTCCCTTGGTAAAGGATGATAAATCAATTTACACCGTTGCTCTGgcaaataataaacaacTTCACTGTCCAAAGAGTGACAATTTGAAGGATTGGAACCCTCCGATAAGTAATTTGCCAGACGAACAGTTACCAAATTACTGTAAAAACGGCCCCGTACACTCCGATAACACTGAag AGAAGGAATTTGAATGTGCTGACGTGAGGGGCGTGGGAACGGATTTGGACACTGAGTGTATAGACTTGTGTGAAGAGATTGAGCAGCACTGTGAGCAGTTTGACGCAAATTTAATCAGTTGCATCAGGGACAAATTAACACAAGAACAAGAATTCAACAAACTCAAATGCCAATTCGGTAAAG ATGTTGGCTTGACTGAGATATGCACTGAACTATTTAAGGCGTCGGATAATCAAATCGAGTGCCTAAACCTCTGCAATTTCACCAAGGACACCTGCCAAATCCACACCAAACCAACCAAAAACACATGCAAACATACACTGTTCACAATTCAACCGTCtaacaatgttaaaaatgatcAAATTCGGGGAAATCAGGGAAACAATGGGCAAGAGGAACCCGTTGATCCCGTGGTAACCCCTGAAATCAAGAGCAAAGTGAACAATTTTAACGAGAAATGTAAGTTTGTGAGTGGAAATAATTTGGGATTTGGTTATgttttatgtaaatttaagagtGAAATTTGTTCATTTGGTGAGTGGTCTGACTGGTCAGATTGCACTTCCAACTGCATCGGATTTGATCACATTCCCACTCGTTACAGGACAcgtaaaattattaaccCCGTTCCCCCCTGTGCTCGTCAAGCCCTAGGCACACTTGAGATACAAATTTGTACACACCTGCCCAGGTGTAACTCCGGCTGGATCACCACAACTCTTGCTGCACCCGTTGTCACCAGAGTAACAAAAAGTAATTCTACAAATAGTAAACCCTATCCCGACTGGGTCTATTACGCTCTAGAACAGTATCCCAATCTCGTCAACGGTGTTGGTGATGGTGTAAATGACACCAGCACACCCACAGCAGACACTCCCAACTCTACCAATACTGCTGCTAACAGTACCAATTCTGCTGCTAATACTGCtaatagtagtaatagtaataatagtactgctaataatgataataataatagtgaaGAGTGGGAGATAAGAAGGAGTGTGCGTGTGACAACGATAAAGGAGACGAAATGCGGCTGTCCTAGGCGGGTCAGGAGTATAAGATTTAGTGAGTTTATGGAAAGCGAGGGGTTAATTACGGAGCTACGAAAACTAtgtaaactaaataaaaataatcagtTAGTTTTCGAGAGCGATGCCAGGTATGTGTACCACTGTAACTTGGGGTTTCTACTGAAGGAAGTGGAGACTAAGCATATAAAATGTGACGAGGAAGATAGCACagagtatataatatgtaaaaagGTAATTAGAAGGATCAGAAAGGACCAAATCACACTCCCGGCAATTGCCGTAACACTGGGCGTTCTCGCACTAATCCTAGTCACTGaccaaattaacaaattttataaccGCAAAATGTTCTCCAAACGGAAAAATCTGTAA
- a CDS encoding putative integral membrane protein, whose protein sequence is MKCLVILFFNTFIHCLNLRNINTHNSNSINSLGKISNSSVNSLKKLVRNTGKWVRLGKTVLKESLISLCDLEYENPLLWTQSNIIGVSVIAILNTFILVIVVKQTSSLFSKGFGRKYMNGGGWWLMLSALVGMLFGIFMGVIMNYSMIILGFSFMLLSVSALLLGRRGMLVGAISGLEVGAVFGTINSGSVSAIITEALLCCFAGVAIGFVPMFPNIKINARYIQRSLKWNAKYLGNSLASDVSVKKVWQCHILRSYAVPFLRMARNCGYPN, encoded by the exons atgaaatgtctggtaattttatttttcaatacTTTTATCCACTGCCTTAATCTCAGAAATATCAACACACACAACTCCAACAGTATTAATTCCCTTGGTAAAATTTCAAACAGTAGTGTTAATTCCCTTAAGAAACTGGTACGGAATACGGGGAAATGGGTAAGACTGGGTAAAACCGTGTTGAAAGAAAGTTTAATATCATTGTGTGATTTGGAATATGAAAATCCGTTACTCTGGACACAAAGTAATATTATCGGAGTCTCAGTCATTGCCATTCTCAACACTTTCATCCTCGTCATCGTCGTCAAACAAACATCCTCACTCTTCTCcaaa gGATTTGGTAGGAAGTATATGAACGGAGGCGGCTGGTGGTTGATGTTGAGTGCATTGGTAGGAATGTTATTTGGCATTTTCATGGGTGTGATTATGAATTATTCAATGATAATTCTGGGATTTAGTTTCATGCTACTCTCAGTTTCAGCGTTACTTTTGGGCAGGAGGGGCATGCTAGTGGGCGCCATCAGCGGCCTTGAAGTTGGAGCAGTTTTTGGCACAATTAACTCAGGGTCAGTGAGCGCAATTATCACAGAGGCGCTGTTATGTTGTTTTGCAGGAGTTGCCATAGGATTCGTGCCAATGTTCCCAAACATCAAAATCAACGCCAGATACATACAACGGTCACTCAA GTGGAATGCTAAATATTTAGGAAATTCCTTAGCATCCGACG TATCTGTGAAGAAAGTTTGGCAATGTCACATCTTGAGGAGTTACGCTGTACCATTCCTCAGGATGGCAAGAAATTGCGGATATCCAAACTGA
- a CDS encoding putative integral membrane protein, with protein MIIIFLHIFLCCCSGLITKVQNPVSLENLSSNSQTHKNVVSAGDAVLRIDSSELPEISCPYGHHITVVNAFIKCNHAELDVTEEVWNLCRHKNYCKLNESIYKQCTDKSPHFKYIQFSCIKLLGYDCGLFYGVDVGDEEMCQMLCLNYVRSCTSRYDLVPREHFLMCLAKMFSRNDINICKFLPDSKLKEYNSFKLDYYLKPKYILESVEINNYEWTELRYKEEIENPIVIISPLNTVHNIIVLVNNITSAAASLILHCVAESNRRIKLLADVLIISIGNHSTELGKQIVVGLIKISTDETVKLPLDPADDWVIVLKSQTDVIVTTILHDDNSVKLESRGRVSRVKLGYLAISKVRTDSTLLYENEVKYKQTNVRDVKLTVYSVPFVTPVHKITDPTVHNVTLNGFEGASVLNRESMLELIPHYDVLMRFKVSDAAVTLNIITLESSVIVWIKRICKYVRRVNLISKRNCYHQCVNSSYLRECLQGDTSHFFSCYRTKSENCEILNLVSLAHLVLQYRNDILTHYFITNTINNNNTINNINTINNFNTVNNFNTGNRIRTVDNNNSPNTNNTIVSGNTVNSVGSSDTSDTTNTTNTVSTLRMGSVYSEWSEWSECSKICNDDVSMSIKIRRRLVYYSGHSNDQTLQSVECHKILPCNQLCYYRTVNTRDGNSVNSNTVNSNTVGGNTVNSGTIDRRGVNGVERGRYFFVWNVGCKMKRERIDLGDKLITVAKIYEVSEYDQNCDYDFNYSACDRPNNDPNGHRHLLLNIKCPATTKPCKPTHTISNSRDAGNTVEDSVGDNTVDNTVSNTLGNNVEEGVEMCLMYNVEYDGESWVRDGSCICPENTIPCNSSEVFNKDFSGVGMQEHVSLSGYERLVVPLGYIKVPTFDFFSSDSQLENYCSNGNVNYETLSNELLYVSCDNIGNYSSNYTVSIADCVKKCESMEKECESEMSELTELELIKCLKKFIKESTKFDVIVFRNYLEKYYKSVQIDDISTVAHLIDAICIDEKLHNLCLTTVNNIVTECKFILEHTFQNNVKKCLNRRVKELQKGEKLQNVYGFGCGFRKERKIIGNGLIYCKEIHCQFSDYSKWLSNQIDNSVNSVHNNTKSNVRSGNLSGVEKLYDKLYDKLFDKLSRLGEGLDEERIVRVMNELETSVRIRFRNVITGGKSCHNISKLIQIYPTTFVTELGQDSDDNQHKFSRIILTNLVNPNDTVNNSVANDNNVDNTVDNSVVLRDSVVDGEGGINCRIYLGQKQIQNTKLIIQRNRCSCPYGMIQCSIEESLRSRDWNKQLSLVCNNKMRSILFLNRNSFYRYSCLSLSYIKEDFESVKELCNEDDGMTFISCSGQTSLLEVFLMASFMAFLGITSSSILLTYLHKIKHISLLN; from the exons atgataataatatttttacacattttcttATGTTGTTGTAGTGGTTTGATAACTAAAGTACAAAACCCTGTTTCACTAGA AAATTTATCCTCCAACTCACAAACACACAAAA ACGTGGTATCGGCCGGTGATGCTGTGTTGAGAATAGATTCGTCGGAATTGCCTGAGATTAGTTGTCCGTACGGTCATCACATTACAGTTGTGAATGCGTTTATCAAGTGTAATCACGCTGAATTGGACGTGACTGAAGAGGTTTGGAACCTCTGCAGACATAAAAACTACTGCAAACTCAATGAATCAATTTATAAACAATGCACAGATAAGTCACCTCACTtcaaatatatacaattcTCTTGCATCAAAT TGTTGGGATATGACTGTGGCTTATTTTATGGAGTGGACGTGGGTGATGAGGAGATGTGTCAGATGTTATGTCTGAACTATGTCCGGAGTTGCACGTCACGGTATGACTTAGTGCCCAGGGAACACTTTCTCATGTGCCTCGCTAAAATGTTCTCAAGAAATGATATCAACATCTGCAAATTCCTTCCAG aCTCTAAATTAAAGGAATATAACTCTTTCAAACTTGATTATTATCTCAAACCAA AATACATATTGGAGAGTGTGGAGATAAATAACTATGAGTGGACTGAGTTGAGGTATAAGGAGGAGATAGAGAATCCGATAGTAATTATCTCACCGTTAAACACTGTACATAACATTATTGTACTTGTTAATAACATTACCAGTGCAGCAGCAAGTTTAATACTGCACTGTGTAGCAGAGAGTAACAggagaataaaattactcgCCGACGTGTTAATAATTAGTATTGGAAATCACTCAACAGAGTTGGGAAAGCAAATTGTCGTCGggttaataaaaatatccACGGATGAGACTGTGAAGTTACCACTGGATCCTGCAGACGATTGGGTCATAGTACTCAAGAGTCAAACTGACGTAATCGTAACTACAATACTGCATGACgataatagtgttaaattagAGTCCCGGGGACGGGTTAGTAGGGTTAAATTAGGGTACCTGGCCATTAGTAAGGTGAGAACTGACTCCACCCTGCTATACGAGAATGAAGTAAAGTATAAACAAACCAACGTCAGAGACGTGAAGTTGACCGTTTACTCCGTGCCATTTGTAACGCCAGTACATAAAATAACAGATCCCACCGTACACAATGTCACTCTCAACG GATTTGAGGGTGCGAGTGTTCTGAATAGGGAGAGCATGTTGGAGTTAATTCCTCACTATGACGTCTTGATGCGTTTTAAGGTGTCTGACGCCGCCGTGACTCTGAACATAATCACACTGGAGAGCAGTGTGATTGTCTGGATTAAGCGCATTTGCAAGTACGTACGCCGTGTAAACCTCATTAGTAAGCGCAACTGTTATCACCAGTGTGTTAACTCTTCATATTTGAGGGAGTGTCTTCAAGGTGACACAAGTCACTTTTTCAGCTGCTACAGGACCAAATCGGAAAACTGCGAAATCCTAAACCTCGTCTCACTCGCACACCTCGTCCTACAGTACAGAAATGATATTCTCACACACTACTTCATCACCAACACCAtcaacaacaacaacacaattaacaatatcaacacaatcaacaattttaacaccgtaaacaattttaacactgGCAACAGAATTCGTACCGTAGACAATAACAACTCTCCTAACACTAATAACACAATTGTTAGTGGTAACACAGTGAACTCAGTTGGCAGTAGTGACACTAGTGACACTACTAATACTACTAACACAGTTAGTACGTTGAGAATGGGTTCGGTGTATTCGGAATGGAGTGAGTGGAGTGAGTGCAGCAAGATCTGTAACGACGACGTGAGCATGTCAATAAAGATTAGAAGGAGGTTAGTTTACTACTCCGGACACTCAAATGATCAAACTCTACAATCCGTCGAATGCCACAAAATCCTACCCTGCAACCAACTTTGCTATTATCGCACTGTAAACACTCGTGATGGCAACTCTGTCAACAGTAACACTGTCAATAGTAACACAGTTGGAGGTAACACTGTCAACAGTGGTACTATTGATAGAAGAGGAGTGAATGGTGTGGAGAGGGGTAGATATTTTTTTGTGTGGAACGTTGGTTGTAAGATGAAGAGGGAGAGGATCGATTTGGGCGACAAATTAATCACCGTGGCTAAGATTTATGAAGTTTCAGAGTATGATCAGAACTGCGATTACGATTTTAACTATTCCGCCTGCGATAGGCCAAATAACGACCCCAACGGACACAGACACTTACTACTCAATATCAAATGCCCCGCCACAACCAAACCCTGCAAACCAACACACACAATTTCTAACAGTAGGGATGCCGGAAATACAGTAGAAGATAGTGTGGGAGATAACACAGTAGATAACACAGTGAGTAATACATTGGGTAATAATGTGGAAGAGGGTGTAGAAATGTGTTTGATGTACAATGTTGAGTATGATGGCGAGAGTTGGGTGAGGGACGGGAGTTGCATATGTCCAGAAAATACAATTCCTTGCAACAGTAGTGAAGTATTCAATAAAGATTTTAGTG ggGTTGGGATGCAGGAGCATGTATCATTGAGTGGGTATGAGCGTCTGGTGGTACCGTTGGGATATATTAAAGTGCCAACTTTTGACTTCTTTTCCTCAGACTCACAACTAGAAAACTATTGCTCAAACGGTAATGTCAACTATGAAACACTCAGTAACGAATTGTTATACGTCAGCTGTGATAACATTGGCAATTATTCATCCAACTATACAGTATCAATAGCGGACTGTGTGAAAAAATGTGAGAGTATGGAGAAAGAGTGTGAGAGTGAGATGTCTGAGTTGACTGAGTTGGAGTTGATAAAGTGTTTAAAAAAGTTTATAAAAGAGTCCACAAAGTTTGACGTGATAGTGTTTAGAAATTACCTGGAAAAGTACTATAAAAGTGTGCAAATTGACGACATCAGCACCGTGGCACACTTAATCGACGCCATCTGCATCGACGAGAAGTTACACAACTTATGCCTCACCACcgttaataatattgtcaCAGAATGTAAATTCATACTCGAACACACTTTTCAAAACAACGTTAAAAAATGCCTCAATCGACGGGTAAAAGAGTTGCAAAAGGGAGAGAAGTTGCAAAATGTATATGGGTTTGGTTGTGGGTTTCGGAAAGAACGAAAAATTATTGGAAATGGCCTGATTTACTGCAAGGAAATTCATTGCCAGTTCTCAGACTATTCCAAGTGGCTCTCCAACCAAATTGATaacagtgtaaatagtgtacataataatactaaaagTAATGTGAGAAGTGGTAATTTGAGTGGTGTGGAGAAATTGTATGATAAATTGTATGATAAATTGTTTGATAAATTGTCGCGGCTGGGTGAGGGTTTGGATGAGGAGAGGATTGTGAGGGTAATGAACGAGTTGGAGACCAGTGTCAGGATAAGGTTCAGGAACGTAATTACCGGAGGTAAATCATGTCATAACATTAGTAAACTAATTCAAATATACCCAACCACATTTGTCACCGAGCTGGGTCAAGATTCCGATGACAACCAACACAAATTCTCAAGAATCATCCTCACCAATCTTGTCAACCCAAATGACACCGTAAATAATTCTGTTGctaatgataataatgtggATAATACTGTTGATAATTCAGTTGTTCTGAGGGATAGTGTTGTTGACGGGGAGGGTGGGATAAATTGTAGAATATATTTGGGCCAGAAGCAAATACAAAACACCAAACTCATTATACAA AGGAACAGGTGTAGTTGTCCTTACGGGATGATTCAGTGTAGTATAGAGGAATCTTTGAGGAGTAGGGACTGGAATAAGCAACTCTCGCTCGTCTgcaataataaaatgagaTCCATTCTCTTTCTCAATCGTAACTCATTCTACAG ATATTCGTGTTTATCGTTGAGTTATATAAAGGAGGACTTTGAGTCGGTGAAGGAGTTATGTAATGAGGACGATGGCATGACGTTTATAAGCTGTTCCGGGCAGACTTCGTTACTTGAAGTGTTTCTCATGGCCTCTTTCATGGCATTCCTAGGCATCACATCCTCCTCCATACTACTAACCTACCTACACAAAATCAAACACATCTCACTTCTCAATTAA
- the Dnajb13 gene encoding chaperone protein DnaJ: protein MGKDYYSILGVKRGCNEAELKKAYRKLAMQWHPDKHQDPNSKVKAEEMFKNVSEAYDVLSDPEKRKIYDQFGEEGLKGTAPGPEHGGSRTYVYTGVDPSELFRKIFGNDRAFMFGGDEMGGFGDVFHVTQPSVKSTNYELELPLTLEELYTGTVKKMKVTRKRFNGNKQYKEEHTLKIDIKPGWKDGTRLTFAREGDQQSPMATPGDLIFIIKTKKHMRFVRDGNNLIYKFTVPLVKALTGFNAVLTTLDNRRLTIRVTEVVSHKSRKVIAREGMPLSKNPNERGDLILEFDVVFPETLTNEQKNSITNILN from the exons atGGGAAAA GACTACTACTCGATTTTGGGCGTTAAAAGAGGCTGTAATGAAGCTGAGCTTAAGAAAGCTTACAGAAAACTTGCCATGCAATGGCATCCTGATAAACATCAGGATCCAAATTCCAAAGTTAAA GCTGAGGAGATGTTTAAGAATGTATCGGAGGCGTACGATGTGTTATCTGATCCTGAGAAGAGGAAGATTTATGACCAGTTTGGTGAAGAAGGACTTAAGGGAACTGCTCCCGGCCCTGAACACGGCGGCTCTCGCACTTATGTCT ACACTGGAGTGGATCCGAGTGAGTTATTTCGTAAGATATTTGGGAATGATCGTGCCTTTATGTTTGGCGGTGACGAGATGGGCGGCTTTGGTGACGTGTTTCACGTTACTCAGCCCTCGGTCAAATCCACCAACTATGAACTCGAATTACCCCTCACACTCGAAGAATTATACACCG GTACGgtgaagaagatgaaagTAACGCGTAAAAGGTTTAATGGTAATAAACAGTATAAGGAAGAACACACTCTTAAAATCGACATCAAACCA GGCTGGAAAGATGGCACGAGATTAACCTTTGCCCGTGAAGGCGACCAACAATCACCCATGGCCACCCCCGGAGATCTCAtctt tataataaaaacgAAGAAACACATGAGGTTTGTCCGCGACGGCAATaacttaatatacaaattcaCCGTTCCTCTCGTCAAA GCGTTAACGGGTTTTAATGCGGTGTTGACGACGTTGGATAATCGCAGGTTAACGATTCGTGTGACTGAGGTTGTTTCGCACAAATCGCGTAAGGTTATTGCCCGGGAGGGAATGCCACTGTCTAAGAACCCGAACGAACGCGGCGATCTCATACTCGAATTCGACGTCGTCTTCCCAGAAACACTCACCAACGAACAAAAAAACTCCATCACCAATATTCTCAACTAA
- a CDS encoding Leucyl/phenylalanyl-tRNA protein transferase family protein has translation MNNDRFLEEIEREEKLLNSWDSFGSLSIFDYFNRFKQLSDVFEEYESEFPEFSLEVLDHFSYFEVVENDRLKRLKTFLTLCYSVKYSTNRKICYKIKESPEFQVFREILLFYHNDKVNHPVTGENNLLNKFPVWSKNLREIRIKLARGLLDTILAGNCEFPAKSITNQLKNDIKILSTLKRIKELQIPVNSLQLLLPFNSLDAILYLYSLNIITDELCWSPCIDVDFVMMLMEFGFIPIGYRLVFPAFERVIILPKMHQFRCCLAPLDIKLPKKALKLKEQLQITINQDFHQVMKGIVDKFGENWLYPPIQHVFSLIHFYTNLQSYITDNNTMSKDNVNGVKMGKGELSKLISVEVWKNKQLIAGEIGFVNGSVYTSLTGFHSVSNSGKFQLIALAALLHFNGFELWDLGMHLPYKTEMGAKCISRTLFIQDLNRYKFNARNLEIPKKYKNDTNSTQLINDFTNLIFSKNY, from the exons ATGAATAATGACAGATTTTTGGAAGAGATAGAGCGTGAAGAAAAGTTGTTAAATTCGTGGGATTCCTTTGGAAGTTTAAGTATTTTCGACTATTTTAACCGGTTTAAGCAGTTGTCGGATGTGTTTGAGGAGTATGAATCTGAGTTTCCGGAGTTTAGTTTAGAGGTTTTGGACCATTTTTCCTACTTCGAGGTGGTTGAAAATGACCGTTTAAAACGACTAAAGACATTTCTGACCCTGTGCTacagtgtaaaatattctacAAATCGCAAAATTTgctataaaattaaagaatcGCCTGAATTTCAAGTTTTTAGGGaaattttactcttttaCCATAATGACAAAGTTAACCACCCGGTCACGGGAGAAAATAATTTGCTCAATAAATTCCCAGTTTGGAGTAAGAATCTGAGGGAAATTAGGATAAAATTGGCTAGAGGATTATTGGACACAATTCTGGCTGGAAATTGTGAATTTCCGGCAAAATCAATCACCAATCAGCTGaaaaatgatattaaaatactCTCAACCCTAAAGAGAATTAAGGAATTACAAATCCCCGTCAACTCCTTACAACTCTTACTACCCTTCAACTCACTCGACGCCATTCTCTATCTCTACTCACTCAATATCATCACAG ATGAGTTATGTTGGTCGCCGTGTATTGATGTGGATTTTGTGATGATGTTGATGGAGTTTGGGTTTATTCCGATAGGTTACAGGCTTGTGTTTCCGGCATTTGAACGTGTGATTATTCTACCGAAGATGCATCAATTCAGATGCTGCCTCGCACCCCTAGACATTAAATTACCCAAAAAAGCGCTCAAACTCAAAGAACAACTGCAAATCACCATCAACCAAGATTTCCACCAG GTGATGAAGGGAATAGTGGACAAGTTTGGTGAAAATTGGTTATATCCGCCGATACAACATGTGTTCTCACTAATTCATTTCTACACCAATTTGCAATCTTACATCACTGACAATAACACTATGAGTAAGGATAATGTGAATGGTGTGAAAATGGGTAAAGGGGAGTTGAGTAAGTTAATATCAGTTGAAGTTTGGAAAAATAAACAACTAATCGCAGGCGAAATTGGAT TTGTGAATGGTTCTGTGTATACGAGTTTGACGGGATTTCACAGTGTGAGTAACAGCGGGAAGTTCCAATTAATCGCTCTGGCGGCTTTACTACACTTCAACG GATTTGAGTTATGGGACTTGGGTATGCACTTGCCGTACAAGACTGAGATGGGCGCCAAATGTATCTCACGCACTTTGTTCATCCAGGACTTAAATCGATACAAATTCAAC GCGAGGAATCTCGAGATTCcgaaaaaatataaaaatgacacAAACTCTACACAACTAATCAACGATTTCACAAACCTAATTTTTTccaaaaattattaa